One Pseudoalteromonas sp. UG3-2 DNA window includes the following coding sequences:
- the msbA gene encoding lipid A export permease/ATP-binding protein MsbA, producing the protein MQPTDRQIYARLFSYVKEFKLAAIFAVVGMIGYAAMDASFVALMDPFIDEGLTAGNRDVLKLAPFVVIALVIGRGVFNYMASYCLSYVGSQVVKTLRQQLFEHMLYLPVSFHDQHSNGELISKITFDTEQVQQAVTRALQVLIREGAFVLFLLITMFYASWQLSLIFLVIVPVVAVIVTVVSKRFKKISKNIQDAMGEVTKGSEQMMSGHKVIHGFGGQDKTIAHFASVNNHNRQQRVKMDATKALSVSVIQIIAASAMAVILAIVAMPSMIDKISSGTFVTLITSMMMMLRPLKQLANVNSDLQRGISAANSVFSILDLDKERDQGELNIERAKGNIDIKGLTFTYPGKDEPVIADMSLNIAAGQSIALVGRSGSGKSTLSNLLPRYYDIDDGVIELDGVDIQHYKLADLRAQFAIVSQQVVLFSDTIANNIMYGLTQPLSPEALEKVAKQAHVWEFVKDLPDGLNTMIGENGMMLSGGQRQRIAIARAIVKDAPILILDEATSALDTESERFIQEALQELMRDKTTIVIAHRLSTIEHCDCIYVLDKGQIIEQGKHQQLLAQQGMYHALCKMQYGGQ; encoded by the coding sequence ATGCAACCAACCGACAGACAAATATACGCTAGACTTTTTAGTTATGTGAAAGAATTTAAGCTCGCAGCCATTTTTGCAGTAGTGGGTATGATAGGCTATGCCGCGATGGACGCCTCCTTTGTTGCTTTGATGGACCCCTTTATCGACGAGGGCTTAACCGCAGGCAATCGCGATGTCTTGAAACTAGCGCCATTTGTGGTAATTGCCTTGGTGATAGGACGGGGTGTATTCAACTATATGGCCTCCTACTGTTTATCTTATGTTGGTTCACAGGTAGTAAAAACGCTTCGTCAGCAATTATTTGAGCATATGCTGTATTTACCGGTGTCATTTCACGATCAACATTCGAATGGCGAACTGATTTCAAAAATTACCTTTGATACTGAGCAAGTTCAGCAGGCCGTTACCCGTGCATTGCAGGTGTTGATCCGAGAAGGGGCCTTTGTACTGTTTTTATTGATCACCATGTTTTATGCCAGCTGGCAGTTATCTTTGATCTTTTTGGTGATTGTGCCAGTGGTTGCGGTAATTGTGACTGTGGTCTCAAAGCGCTTTAAAAAAATCTCAAAAAATATCCAAGATGCCATGGGCGAGGTGACGAAGGGCTCCGAGCAGATGATGTCAGGGCATAAGGTCATTCATGGCTTTGGCGGTCAGGATAAAACCATTGCCCACTTTGCCAGCGTTAATAATCATAATCGCCAGCAACGGGTCAAAATGGATGCCACCAAAGCATTAAGTGTTTCTGTGATCCAAATTATTGCCGCCAGTGCCATGGCGGTGATCTTAGCGATTGTCGCCATGCCATCAATGATCGATAAAATTTCATCAGGCACTTTTGTGACGTTAATAACCTCGATGATGATGATGTTACGGCCACTAAAACAATTGGCCAACGTCAACAGTGATTTGCAGCGGGGGATCTCTGCTGCGAACAGTGTATTCAGTATTTTAGATTTAGACAAAGAGCGCGACCAAGGCGAGCTTAACATCGAACGCGCTAAGGGCAATATCGACATCAAAGGCTTAACTTTCACCTACCCAGGTAAAGACGAGCCTGTCATTGCTGATATGAGCCTAAATATCGCGGCAGGACAAAGCATTGCTCTGGTCGGGCGCAGTGGCTCGGGGAAGTCGACCCTGTCGAATTTATTACCGCGATACTATGATATTGATGACGGCGTGATTGAATTAGATGGCGTAGATATTCAGCACTACAAGTTAGCTGATTTGCGTGCGCAATTTGCCATCGTTTCGCAGCAAGTGGTGCTATTTAGCGACACCATCGCCAATAATATTATGTATGGCTTAACGCAGCCGCTAAGCCCTGAAGCGTTGGAAAAAGTCGCTAAGCAAGCTCATGTTTGGGAGTTTGTTAAAGACTTGCCGGATGGCTTAAACACCATGATCGGTGAAAACGGTATGATGCTCTCGGGGGGGCAACGTCAGCGTATCGCCATTGCCCGTGCAATCGTGAAAGACGCGCCAATTCTGATCCTAGATGAGGCCACCTCGGCACTAGACACTGAGTCTGAGCGTTTTATCCAAGAAGCCTTGCAAGAGTTAATGCGTGACAAAACCACCATTGTGATTGCTCACCGTTTGTCCACCATTGAGCATTGCGATTGTATTTATGTGTTGGATAAAGGCCAAATAATAGAGCAGGGCAAACATCAGCAGCTGCTCGCTCAACAGGGCATGTACCATGCTTTGTGCAAAATGCAGTATGGTGGCCAATAA
- the lpxK gene encoding tetraacyldisaccharide 4'-kinase has product MAKWLEQNWFKKVNLLTLLLLPLTLLFFGISTLRRQLYRIKVLRAYQAPVPVLVVGNISVGGNGKTPFVLWLVPFLQQLGFKVAVISRGYGANPPITPFLVTAETATEQGGDEPCLLAQRLRCPVMIGADRQASIKKLLAEHDVNIIVCDDGLQHYQLARDIEFCIIDNQRQFGNGLVLPAGPLREPIKRTQQVDLAIYNGGTEPLSYSLEGQGFYRVKDGKPADKVAITGVSVCAIGNPARFESSLEQNGITLTERLHFADHYAYKADDFESLGGEAIFMTEKDAVKCKSFAKDNWYYLKVDAKPTPALYDAVVNLLKEKEIRHGL; this is encoded by the coding sequence ATGGCAAAGTGGCTGGAGCAAAACTGGTTTAAAAAGGTTAATCTGTTAACTCTACTATTATTGCCTCTGACATTGCTGTTTTTTGGGATCAGCACACTGAGAAGGCAACTGTATCGCATTAAGGTGCTTCGCGCCTACCAAGCGCCAGTGCCGGTATTAGTGGTGGGTAACATCAGTGTTGGCGGCAACGGCAAAACACCTTTCGTTTTGTGGCTTGTGCCATTTTTGCAACAGCTCGGGTTTAAGGTCGCTGTGATCAGCCGCGGCTATGGTGCTAATCCGCCTATTACGCCTTTTCTAGTGACCGCTGAGACCGCCACTGAACAAGGGGGAGACGAGCCTTGTTTATTGGCGCAGCGTTTGCGCTGCCCGGTAATGATAGGCGCAGACCGTCAAGCCAGCATTAAAAAGCTGCTAGCAGAGCATGACGTCAATATCATTGTTTGTGATGATGGTTTACAGCACTACCAGTTAGCCCGTGATATAGAATTTTGCATCATCGACAATCAACGTCAATTTGGTAACGGTCTAGTGCTACCAGCAGGACCGTTGCGAGAGCCAATTAAACGTACGCAGCAGGTTGATTTAGCCATTTATAATGGCGGCACAGAGCCATTATCGTATAGTTTAGAAGGGCAAGGTTTTTATCGCGTTAAAGATGGTAAGCCTGCAGACAAAGTGGCAATAACCGGGGTCTCGGTGTGTGCCATTGGCAATCCAGCCCGGTTCGAGAGCAGCTTAGAGCAAAATGGCATTACCCTCACTGAAAGGCTGCATTTTGCCGATCACTATGCCTATAAAGCCGATGATTTCGAGTCGCTGGGAGGAGAAGCCATTTTTATGACCGAGAAAGATGCGGTAAAGTGTAAATCATTTGCAAAAGACAACTGGTATTACCTAAAGGTAGATGCCAAACCCACACCGGCACTTTATGATGCGGTGGTAAACTTATTAAAAGAGAAAGAGATCAGACATGGCCTTTGA
- a CDS encoding Trm112 family protein → MAFDSKLLEIIACPVCKGKLRYDKENQELISTAAKLAYPIKDDIPVLLENEARELNSDEVEQWNS, encoded by the coding sequence ATGGCCTTTGACAGCAAACTATTAGAAATTATCGCGTGTCCTGTATGTAAAGGTAAATTAAGATACGACAAAGAAAACCAAGAGCTAATCAGCACGGCGGCAAAACTTGCTTATCCCATTAAAGACGATATTCCGGTATTACTGGAAAACGAAGCGAGGGAGCTGAATAGCGATGAGGTTGAGCAGTGGAATTCGTAG
- the kdsB gene encoding 3-deoxy-manno-octulosonate cytidylyltransferase, with the protein MEFVVVIPARFASSRLPGKPLADIAGKPMIQRVYEQASQSGAKKVYIATDHDAVYQAALGFTQDVIMTREDHQSGTERLAEVVDKLALDEQTVVVNVQGDEPLLEPANITQVATLLDDAEAPMATLSVDVADVEEVLNPNAVKVVADIAGNALYFSRASIPFQRDSMMTEDKTQLNVAHFQRHVGIYAYRAGFIKTYLDLSPSPLEQQESLEQLRVLYHGYKIKVAKAQKPVHAGVDTPEDLQRVQEIWHG; encoded by the coding sequence GTGGAATTCGTAGTCGTTATACCAGCGCGTTTTGCTTCCAGCCGCTTACCTGGTAAACCGCTCGCCGACATTGCAGGCAAACCCATGATCCAAAGGGTGTATGAGCAAGCGAGCCAAAGTGGCGCGAAAAAAGTCTACATCGCGACCGATCATGATGCTGTCTATCAAGCCGCGCTGGGTTTTACTCAAGATGTCATCATGACACGTGAAGATCATCAGTCAGGCACAGAGCGATTAGCGGAAGTTGTTGACAAACTCGCTCTGGATGAACAGACGGTAGTGGTGAACGTTCAAGGGGACGAACCTTTGCTGGAACCCGCTAACATTACTCAGGTGGCGACACTCCTTGATGATGCAGAGGCGCCGATGGCAACCTTAAGTGTTGACGTTGCTGATGTTGAAGAGGTACTGAACCCCAATGCGGTGAAAGTAGTGGCTGACATTGCTGGTAATGCGCTGTATTTTTCCCGTGCCAGCATCCCATTTCAGCGCGACAGCATGATGACAGAGGATAAAACGCAGCTGAATGTTGCTCATTTCCAGCGCCATGTGGGCATTTATGCCTATCGTGCAGGGTTTATTAAAACCTATTTAGATCTTTCTCCGTCTCCTTTAGAGCAGCAAGAATCGTTAGAGCAACTGCGAGTGTTGTACCATGGCTATAAAATTAAAGTGGCTAAAGCGCAAAAGCCAGTCCACGCCGGGGTAGATACACCGGAAGATTTACAACGCGTGCAAGAGATATGGCATGGCTGA
- a CDS encoding TIGR01621 family pseudouridine synthase: MAEFAIIAQHSDFVVAHKPAGVSFHSEQQSGFVALLTEQLGYPLFPVHRLDKVTSGLILLAKSSAAARQFTALFSAREIDKYYLALITAKPKKKQGWVKGDMAKSRRGTYKLTKTKLNPAVTRFYSCAIAPNLRACIVKPYSGKTHQIRVAMKSLGAPILGDVAYGGDKADRTYLHAYCLEFVWQGQQHSYHALPDKGEHFAQLTANEIFSSWQQPNKLEW; the protein is encoded by the coding sequence ATGGCTGAGTTTGCGATCATAGCCCAGCACAGTGATTTTGTTGTTGCCCATAAGCCGGCAGGTGTGAGCTTTCACAGCGAGCAACAAAGTGGTTTTGTGGCGCTACTGACCGAACAGTTAGGTTATCCGTTATTCCCGGTACACCGCCTCGATAAAGTCACCTCTGGGCTTATTTTGCTGGCCAAATCCAGCGCCGCTGCTCGGCAGTTTACGGCATTGTTCAGTGCTCGAGAAATTGATAAATACTACCTGGCTTTGATCACCGCTAAACCGAAAAAGAAGCAGGGCTGGGTAAAAGGCGACATGGCCAAATCTCGCCGTGGTACGTATAAATTAACTAAAACCAAATTAAACCCAGCAGTAACACGGTTCTATTCTTGTGCCATTGCGCCAAACCTTAGAGCTTGCATTGTCAAACCGTATTCCGGCAAAACCCACCAGATAAGGGTAGCAATGAAAAGTTTGGGCGCGCCGATACTAGGTGATGTTGCTTATGGTGGCGATAAAGCCGATCGCACTTATTTGCACGCCTATTGCTTAGAGTTTGTCTGGCAAGGGCAACAGCACAGTTATCACGCCTTACCAGACAAAGGCGAACACTTTGCACAATTAACAGCAAACGAAATTTTTTCCAGTTG